Genomic DNA from Salvia miltiorrhiza cultivar Shanhuang (shh) chromosome 1, IMPLAD_Smil_shh, whole genome shotgun sequence:
agtatttatttacagttcacagattacaggctagttcccagcttggggaaaatcgtctagTATATTACAAAAGCTGTAGACTCTATGTGGCCTACTCAGCCACCAACTCCACTCAACATATATCTATGAGACCTACGCACTAGCCAAGTGCGCCATCATCTTTTGCTTTCCTCCCTCAGCCAACCACcaccactatctccaatccttTAACTTTACAGCCAACAACTCACTTATTAAAGCACCACCAACTCTCCTCCACTTACTCTCAACTCCAGCAGAGAGCACAACATTCTCTATCATTTTCCTGTCACCAAGAGGTCTCTCCAAAGAGCAGAGAAGCCCCCACTTCGTTCAGCCAAGTTCTCAAGGTAAACTTGCTTTAATGCTCTATTTTCTTTCATTACCCACCTGCAATAAAGAGCAACAACATCAAtttatttcagttcagttccAACCCATTTAATACCTTAAGAAATCGAAGAAGCAAGAGGGAGTATTCATTCACTGCTGTGCCAAACTTTAAGTTCAGCCCAAATCATTCCAGTTCGTTAAGCTCAACGACAAACAGCCAACCAACATTCGTTCTCAAGGTATAATTCTATTtcaaatatccattccagtaaGCATTTATACCAAGCATGATCATGAGTAGTTTCACAAGGATAGACAATCTTATAAGCATCTTGAACTTAGTTAACACACCAACTATGCGATCATGAGCAAGTGACAGTTTAAGTATGAGTAAACGAGCATAATTTGAGAGTATGCGAAACAAGAATATGGGCACTTTGCCTAGTCCGATTATGTATCGATTAAAATAGAATTGAACGAGAAAAAGACTTAGCTTTGAGAGAAGGGCTGACAGCCCGACGGGGACGACGACGATGGTCGGGACAGGGCTGAACTCACACGGCCTCATCAAGACCCAAGAACAGCTACGGCGTTACCGATCTagggggagaagaagaagaccGAAACCAGGGCCTGGAACATCGGACGCTCGACAACAGCGTCCTTCCCTTTTCTGAAATCAGGGCTCGATGTTGGGGGAGGTGAGAGGACGGCGCCGGGGCTTTGACGCGTCGACAGTCGACGCCGCTCGGAGCAGGCGGCAGCGGTGTAGCCGGAGAAGGAAGACAGATCGGATTTGAGGGAGAAAACCGGTCTGAAACTTCAGGGGATATTTAGAGCTTTCGATTCCCTTCACGTTAGAGACGGGGAGAAAGAGAGGCAGGTGCAACCGGCGCCGACTGAGTCGCCGGttccgcggcggcggcggtggaccTCGGAGACGGAAAAGAGTTTCAGACGGCGACCTTGGCAGTTTGGCGGCTGCTTCGATCGAAGTCTCGGTTGGCGGCAGCTTagctgctgcagtcgccggagcAATTCGCAGCGAAGCTCGCGAAGAGAAAGGACgggcgagagagagggagaagtcTTGTGCGGCGAGGGAGAGTATCGGCTCCaattgagagagaaaagagagatgaccgatagtttgagagagagagagaccgagtggGAGAGATAAGGAAGGATTTGGGCCATTTTATGTGGGCCGAATTTTgggcttattttttttaaaacttgggctttgtttaatttgttttgggctttccttataattaataaattgggccgattttaattactgtatgggcctctgattttaatttaagttgggcctaatttattttattctacaATTGGGCCttcgtttttaattattttggagcTTGATTGTATATTATTTGGGCTTCCATATAgtaaattcgaattgggccagtcTATTATTTAAATGGCATTCTcattatttctattgggctcgatttaattaaggagttgggctgatgcatattttatgatgggctattattctagtcccatttatatttcgttgggccagtttaattcatcattttggccgattaaattgcctttttgggctaagattaattcttttcagtccacattaattattatttggacccctattttaattgttttgggtcgaagactttttaagttgggctttaattttttttaaaagcttgagctgaagttactcctttgagctaagcctagcagtatcaatttttgatggagcccaattatttatcagtaatgagccgcccagtttattaattaatgtttttggacttccgactttaaagcaagccattattgtttatttcatttaagccactggtttatttaattaattggctactctcttttgagcctattaattatttgaggttacgctagtaatgatgcttctatcgaaaagcccgataatttctacaaggtcacacctcgtttaaagccgagttagtcctttttcaatcaagtacaaatgcgaggtttatttcacgactagaatattccgatgaggaaggaagaatcacagttttattcgaccgcgctagacgagaattagctaaatctattaacgaggattaatagtagaattcccgattatcgctcagagtattagttcatgcataccagattcatgcatagttaaattacgctttctcattaattaagaattttcctcgaggcaatgtcttattttatattctcgtgattaaggtcaagcgcgagagtaagaactacacaaggagttagagtaccttagcaaaactttgctatcaggtgggcaatttcttacgcgtaaataaaatgctatgcaagtgttatgctttaaaaatgcaaattggatcttcaagtgtgttatgctttattacgcctaattgagttaagctttattatgcttcacgctaaatgatttacgctatgctgtttatgcTACTTACGCCTTATgtgatttacgcttgattacgcttatttacgcttgaatgctttacgctgataagtttatgcttatgtttgatgcttgcgtctgttgggggaggcctccctcaacagtacgatgccgtgtccgttgaggagggccttcctcacggcgcgatgcccgtgtccgctgagagaggcctctctcgcggcgcgatgccagtatgccagtatgccagtgttacagcgtctattgggggaggcctccctcaatagtacgatgccgtgaccgctgagggaggcccccttcacggcgcgatgcccgtgttcgttggggaaggccttctccacgacacgatgcgtgtttatgattgttaatgatgaagaatgcgctcatgctgtttatgaatatggaaatgtttaatgagcataggatttgaaagaaacttatgcctcttatgcgaagttgtgttttgttgttgatattatgttatatgcttggcactgcccactgagtactcttgtactcagcccttcgtatgtttatgtttgtgcaggttgagctgtgatgggcgatgaagtgttgttgctgagtggagtttttgtcgaacttaaagtaggctcagaaaggatacatgtcttcatacatgtatctcagttatgcattccgctgtaaacactgattatttcagttacgccttccgttgcaaactctgataatgttttagccaagcccctaatgatgccttttccttttaaggaatataacgcgtatacaagttctttgagtaccctttttatgcgaactatgcctttttcctttttaaggaatatttcacgcgtattcaagctctttgagtattcttttatgcacccctttctaaacccgcttcttaatttcccttccccagtcatggttttcccggattaattatccttaattaaggccggtcgtgacagctACCCTTTGCCATTCATTACCCCACCCATTTTTTAAAAACAGTTAATTAAAACTTGATTAACACCTAATTATATTACTCTCTCCCTATTTTAAGTATTCTACCTTATCATTTATTCTCTCCATTCTTTCGAACGCAGCTCCGTGGTTGCTGCCGGAATCCGTAGCGGCGCGCCTCCTTCTCTCTGGATCGGAGTCGATCGATTGTGCCTGAAACTGAAACTGGGGCTTACGATTTCTGTGCAGTGCCATGGTTGCTCCCTCTCACCGGATCGGAGTCGTTGCCACCGGAATCCGAAGCGGCGCCATGGATGCTGCCGGGAACCGAGGCAGCCTCCCTCCCTCGCTCTGAATCGCAGCAGATTTTGCCTCCTTACGAAGGCGGACCATGGTTGCTACCAGAAACTGAGCCGacgcccctctctctctctgaatcgCCGGAAGCTCTCTCTGAACCGCCGGAATACGATTCCGATCTTGCTTCCATCTCTCTGAACAAAtcagaagagagaaagaaaaggcCAAGCGAATTGCAGCCCTCCGAGAATCTTTCAGACGCGATCGGAAGAGGCACAACGAATCGCCGAGATCAGAGAGTCTTTCAGACGCGATCGGGAAGAGGCCGAGCGATTAAGGTGATTTCGTTCTGTGATGTTGTTTTCTTTGGTAGGGattggctggtgatgccttgtTATTCTATGTTGTTGTGCTTTGGTGGGGATTGGTTGGTGATGCCTTCTTATCTGTGTATCTATGATGTGTAATTGTTGTGCCAATTTGTGTATCTTTGCCGTATGTGTGTTTGCTGCCGTATATGTTTGTTTGCTACCGAATGTGTGTTTGTTGCCGAATGTGTGTTTGCCGTATTGGTGTTGTCTTTGGTGGGGATTTGCTGTCGAATGTCTGTTTGTGGTGCCAATTGAAATAAGGCAACAAATGTatctcaattaaaaaaatgaggaaaaataAATGGCAGAAAAAGTTagccaaaaaaaatgaaatttaaggCAAAATGGGgccaaaaaaatgaaatttaataaactgaaaattttaaattaaaaaaataaacccaAATGGtgctaaaaataaattcataaattaaaaacacTCTTTTAATACAAAATTAGTAAAAGTTATCTAATCTCTTAATCAATACCCTTATACTTtatccacatcacctttttcagcttttctTAGActccgtgcccacacccaaaTGGAGCACTGAAtcatggacgaagggagtatttttttaaattataaaatttaaaaaaaaattaaaatttaaaaatatatatattaacaatCGAATTTTCatcgttataaaataaaaaaatattaacgaccgaatttgcggtcgttaaaaaaaataaaaaaaatattaaaaatataatcaaCGCCCaaatttcgatcgttaaaaaaatttaagaacataaaaaaaaaatcaatcgtgaaacggtcgtaaatcggtcgttaaggccaCTAAATTAACAACCgaaatttttgatttttaaattcagTCGTTATACGCgtattttcttgtagtgattaCTATAAAAAATTACTATCTTTTAAAATGAATATAATGTTTCTTTCCCTTAAAAAATTAGTGAAACATAATAAATTATCGGACAGAGCATCCATCAAATTCaacttattgaaaaaaaaaagttggaaaACCCTAGAACACATTGCCACGAGAAAACATTTGCACATTCCTCACGATACATTAGGTCAAATTTTATTTGTGGTTAAATAGTTTGGATGTCCATTATAGTAAATTAGGATGAGTACAAAGCCCTAATTCCATCAATATCATCTTTGCCCAAAACCTTTCTGAACCCATTCCCAACTTGAGGGAACATCACCGCACCACCATCTTGGCTATGGCCGAGCCCAAGCACATGCCCCAGCTCATGCAGTCCCACCGTCTGCAAATCAAACGCCCCTCCCACCACCCCATCCACCCACCTCTCGTCCCCATCGAAGTGCAGTCTCCCGTCGGTCGGGGCGTAGGCGTGGGCCAGTATCCCGCCGCTGCCGTCGAAGGCCGACCCGTCGCCGTGGTCCCTCGACTGGAAGCTGATCTTGATGTCGGCGGCGCTGTAGTCCTTGGTGTACCTGAATTTCAAGGGCGAGACGCTGGCCCATATATTGGTGGCGTCGAGGATGGCCTTGTGGGCGTCGGCTCGGGTCCCCGGTGGGAAGGAGTAGGTGAGGTTTCTCCGCCCGGCCGGCCACTTGGGCTGGCCGGGGAAGAAGGTGTAGTGGGCTGTGGTGTTGGGAGGGGAGACATCGCGGACGCCGCAGCGTGGCTTCCCCATGTGGGCAAGGGTGGCGGCGTCGAGGGCGCCGGTGGGTGGGAGGCTGAAGAAGGATTGGTAGTCTGTTACAGCTTGTTGGAGAGCGCCGTCGAAGAGATCATCGTGTGGTGGTGGTGAAGAGGAGGAGGGTTTGTGAATGGTGGTGAGGTATCCGAGGCGGGAGAGGTGATTCTTGAGTTTGGAGAGGCCTTGGGTTaggtttcctttttgggttccGAGCAAGGGTTGGAGGAAATCCATGGCGGAATAATGGTGGTGTGGAGATGCAAGAGATGAGCTGCAGAGAAGGAGGAATAGAAGAGTGGTTTCCCTCGCCATCATCATGTTTGTGTTTTCTGATGAAATTGTGAGAATGTGTGTGCATGTGTCACAAATATAAAACCTATTTATAGAGAGAGGTATGTCGATACAAGTAATTATGAAAACTATCCACTTTGTTATTGTAAAGACAAAATAATTTAGTTGTCATTGTT
This window encodes:
- the LOC131004469 gene encoding metalloendoproteinase 1-like; translation: MARETTLLFLLLCSSSLASPHHHYSAMDFLQPLLGTQKGNLTQGLSKLKNHLSRLGYLTTIHKPSSSSPPPHDDLFDGALQQAVTDYQSFFSLPPTGALDAATLAHMGKPRCGVRDVSPPNTTAHYTFFPGQPKWPAGRRNLTYSFPPGTRADAHKAILDATNIWASVSPLKFRYTKDYSAADIKISFQSRDHGDGSAFDGSGGILAHAYAPTDGRLHFDGDERWVDGVVGGAFDLQTVGLHELGHVLGLGHSQDGGAVMFPQVGNGFRKVLGKDDIDGIRALYSS